One Streptococcus sp. S1 DNA window includes the following coding sequences:
- a CDS encoding HD domain-containing protein → MSDLNQTVEFIKEIEKLKSVTRFNRTLDGRFENSAEHSWQGAIAAMVFQDYYPEKLNMEKVMFLLLIHDLGEIYAGDTWVFDDEKKVHAHDRELASIEKTMSLLPEATYLNMKNSWLEFEKGQSPEARYARVIDALIPLINHLEVSEVNYNPDHIRSEMVLEKKKFIKSESKALWKLTEELVQESVEKGLYL, encoded by the coding sequence ATGAGTGATTTGAATCAGACAGTTGAATTTATTAAAGAAATCGAGAAATTAAAGTCAGTAACAAGGTTTAATAGAACTCTTGATGGACGGTTTGAAAATAGTGCCGAGCATTCCTGGCAGGGTGCGATAGCTGCGATGGTCTTTCAAGATTATTATCCTGAAAAATTGAATATGGAAAAGGTCATGTTTCTGTTATTGATTCATGATTTAGGTGAGATTTATGCCGGAGATACTTGGGTGTTTGATGATGAAAAAAAGGTTCATGCTCATGATAGAGAGCTCGCATCTATAGAAAAAACAATGAGCCTCCTTCCAGAAGCAACCTATTTGAATATGAAAAATTCGTGGTTGGAGTTTGAAAAAGGGCAGAGTCCTGAGGCAAGATATGCAAGAGTGATTGATGCATTGATACCACTGATCAATCACTTGGAAGTGTCAGAAGTAAATTATAATCCTGATCATATCCGCTCAGAGATGGTATTAGAAAAGAAAAAATTTATAAAAAGTGAGTCCAAAGCGTTATGGAAACTGA